The Polaribacter sp. Q13 sequence GAAGATTTTCAACTAGAAAAAAATCAAGAAGAAGAGCAAAATGCACTACATGGTTTTGTGTATAATAAAACTTTTAAAGTAATTGATAAAAAAGTATCCGCAGATACCGCAAAAATAACTTTAGAATATATTGAAAAAACACGAAACGCTGGTTTTCCGTATACGTATGCTATTCAAGTAACTTATACTTTTACAAACGATGGTTTAGATTTGACTCTTGCCGTTAAAAACACCGACACTAAAGTTTTTCCATTTACTTTAGGATGGCATCCCTATTTTATCAGTGATAATTTAGCGGAAAGTTCATTAAATTTTGATTGTGATCAAAAATTAATTATTGGAGATAGAAATATTACTACCGGATCAGAAGATGTAAAGTCAATGATCAATTTAGCTATTGAAAATAAACAATTAGATGATTGCTGGGGATTAAATTCTGACAAAGTTACATTTAAGACTCCTAAATATCAATTAAATTTTCAATCATCGGGTAAAGACATTTATTTACAAACATACACTCCACCAAGATTAAATACGATAGCTATTGAGCCTACAACAGGTGTTTCTAATAGCTTTAATAATAAAATTGGCTTACAAACATTAAAACCTCACGAAAAATATTCCATTGTTTGGAAAATAAACATAATTAACAATTAACTAAGCAAATTATGAGTGCAACACTAATTAAGGATGTCAAAGATACATTCATCAAAAAATTTAAAACGGAACCTTTATTAATTTTTTCTCCTGGAAGAATAAATATTATTGGAGAACACACAGATTATAATGATGGTTTTGTTTTTCCTGCAGCTGTAAATAAAGGAATTGCAGCAGCTATTCAAAAAAGTGATTCTGGCTGCTCTACAGCCATCGCTTTAGATTTAGACAGTACCATAAAATTTGAATTAGATAAAATAAAACCGTCTAAGGAAGGTAGTTGGGAAAACTATGTTTTTGGTGTTGTAGCAGAAATACAAAATAAAAACAAAGTAATTGGCGATTTTAACATTGTGTTTAAAGGAAATATTCCTGGTGGAGCTGGTATGTCTTCTTCTGCAGCTTTAGAAAATAGTGTTGTTTTTGGTTTAAATGAATTGTTTGATTTAGGGTTAACCAAACACGAAATGATTTTAATATCACAAAAAGCAGAGCATAATTATGTGGGTGTAAATTGTGGTATTATGGACCAATATGCAAGTATGTTCGGTATTAAAGACCATGCATTACATTTAGATTGTAGAACTGTAGAATCTAAGCCTTATAAAATAGATTTCGAAAATCATCAATTAATGTTGATAAACACCAACGTTAAACACAGTTTATCTGACAGTGCCTATAACGACAGACGTTCTGCTTGCGAAAGCGTTTCTGAATTATTAAACATAAAAGCTTTAAGAGACGCTACTGAAGCAGATCTAGAAACGATTGTAGACAAAGTTACGCCTGCTAATTATCAAAAGGCATTATTTGTAATTCAAGAAAATAATAGAACTATAAAAGCTGCACATGCTATTGAAAATAATGATTTAGAATTGTTAGGTTCATTAATTTACCAATCTCACGAAGGTTTATCTAACCAATACAAAGTGAGTTGTGATGAATTAGACTTTTTAGTTGCACAAGCAAAGAAAAACAAACACGTTCTTGGGGCAAGAATGATGGGTGGAGGTTTTGGTGGTTGTACCATTAATTTAATTGACAAAAGCGAAGCAAAAGCATTTGCTGAAACGGCAGCCAAAGCTTATAAAAATAAATTTAACAACGAATGTTCAGTCTATTTTATTGAACTTTCTGAAGGAACACATATCGTAAAACAATAATTACAACACAAGAAAATGAGCAATACAAATTTACAAGATTATTCGCACAAGCGATTTAATATTCTTACAGGAGAATGGGTGTTAGTTTCACCACATAGAGCTAAAAGACCTTGGCAAGGACAAAATGAAGCTGTTAATAACGAAAAAAGACCAACACATGACGATTCTTGTTATTTGTGTGCTGGAAACACTAGAATTAACGGAGAAGTAAACCCAGATTATAAAGATGTTTTTGTTTTTACAAACGATTTTGCTGCATTACAAAATGATTCGCCAACGTTTAGTGTAAACGACGGACTTTTAAAAGCACAAAGTGAAACGGGTATTTGTAAGGTAATTTGTTTTAGCCCGGATCACTCAAAAAGTTTGGCTGATATGTCTGCAACGGAAATTCAAAAGGTTGTTTTTGCATGGCAAAAAGAATTTAAAGAATTGTCTGAAAACCCTAACATTAACTACGTTCAAATATTTGAGAACAAAGGTGCAGTAATGGGTTGTAGTAATCCGCATCCTCACGGTCAAATTTGGAGTCAATCTTCTTTACCTAATGAAGTTGATAAAAAAAATACACAACAATTAAACTACTACAATAACAATAACAGTAGTTTATTGGGCGATTATTTAGCGCAAGAATTAGAAAAACAAGAACGTATTATTTTTGAAAATGATGGTTTTGTTGTTTTAGTTCCTTTCTGGGCTATTTGGCCTTTCGAAGCTATGATTGTTCCTAAAAGACCTTTGGCTAACATCTTAGAAATGACGGAAGCAGAAACGTTACAATACGGAGAAGCAATTTCTGTATTAACAAAAGCATACGATAAGATTTTTAATACTTCTTTTCCATATTCTAGCGGAATTCATCAAGCGCCAACAGATGGTAATGAAAACAAACATTGGCATTTCCACATGAGTTTTTATCCACCTTTATTAAGAAGCGCATCTGTAAAGAAATTTATGGTAGGTTACGAAATGTTTGGAACCCCACAAAGAGATATTACGGCAGAACAAGCGGTAAAAATGATCAAAGACTGTTTGTAGCATTTACAAACTTATAGAAATTTAAAAAGCTTCTCGTTATGAGAAGCTTTTTGCTTTTACCCAATAAATATGATCTCTTATACTCACAATTTTAATCAATAAATCAACGATTAAAAAAATATTTATACACAGGTTTTACTATCCTTGGCCACCTAAGAAATTTAAAAACTTCCCTCTCTAATTTAGAATCCAACTATTTTATAAATAAATATTATATGCTAATTTCAGTAAACAAGCATGAAAATTAAAAAACTACAATCTTTTAACTATAGGCCTAAAACCTATGGCATCTCTTTCTTATTAATATTTAATATATTTTTAAATACGTATACAAATTTAGAAAGGCTTTCATTTTGGGTATTCTTATTGTTTTGGCAACTAAGAACTGATACACACAAGTGGTATTCATGAGTTTTCCATTTCTTATGATTTTGAAATAAACATTAGAGCATTAGATAGATATAAATGTGTACCTTTTTTCTAAATTTGAAAAAAAATACACCTTATGAGAAATAACTTGTTTTTATGTTTGATTATATTGTTTTACAGTTTTACAAACCCATATAATTCCGACAAAGAAAATAATAAAAACAAGGATACTGCAGTAGAAAGAAACTCAGAGAAAAAGACAACTTTAAAAATTCTTACATGGAATATTCAAAACCTAGGAAGAACAAAAAATAATGAAGAGCTAAATTTTATAGCTAATACCATAAAAAACTACGATGTAATTGCTATTCAAGAAGTTGTTGCCAAAGATCCAAAAGGTGCGCAGGCAGTTGCTAAAATTGTAAGTGCGTTAAATAGATTAGGTAACAAATGGAATTACACTATAAGCAACCCAACCAAAAGTCCCTCTAGTTATATAAGCGAACGTTATGCCTACATTTGGAAAACTTCTAAATTAAGACTTGTAAAAAAAGCTACTTTAGACGTTTCTTTAGAAAACATAATTGAAAGAGAACCCTACTTAGCAAAATTTGAAATCAAAAAAAGTAACACCACTTTTTATTTCATCAATATACATGCTCGTATTTACAATAAACATCCAGAAATGGAAATAGCACATTTTAAAAAATATCCTAAAAAACTAGAAACGGACCATCTTTTTATTTTAGGCGATTTTAACTTGAATGAAAAGCATAATGTATGGAATCCACTCTACAAAATGGGCTTTAAGCCTGCCATAAAAAATACGGCAACCACCTTAAAAAAGAAATGTAAAAACGGCAACTACACAAACCATGCTATTGATAATATTTACTATAATGCCAATAAAGTTAATGCAATAAATACTGGAGTTGTAGATTTTGTAGACAATTGCAACAACTTAATAAATGCCAGAATGATTTCTGATCATTTACCAGTATTTTTAGAATTTAATATCTAGTAAGTTTATTTATAATTTAATACCAATAAACTCACTAATTTGAAGATTTCTATCATTTAGTATCCTTTTCAGTACTAATTTATTTTATATAGAAAAACAACTCCAAATGAAATAATTTAATCATTCAAATAATACTCCCCAACACTATCTCGAATAAAAAATCATAATAAATGAAGTTGTAATAAATTTATTTAAATAACAATTTATTTCTAAATCACTCTACTCTACCTCAACCCCCTTATTCAATATAATTATCGGCTTCAAAAAATGATCTAAATCATTCAAAAAACCTAAGAAACAAACAAAAAAAAACATTCCTAAAAAAAGCCTTACGAAAATCCGTAAGGCCTGGTATTAGCATTCTTTCCTTTTCAATAGGTTCTTTTTAGAACTACTTTTCAAAAGTATACTAATAAAACCATAAAATATTACGGGTTTCCGTAATCGGCTTTATTTGTTTTAATTATTTTCTTAAATCAATCCAAAATATTTAGCTATAGCCACTAAGTGTGCTGGATTATTGGCATTAAAATGTTCTTTTAAAAATCTTAATCTTTTTTCTATAGCACTCGTACTAGAAGGAGAAATCTCTTTTTCTTTTAACTTTTTACTAATATCTTCCTGAAGTAGTCCTTTAGAGAGTTCTTCAATCAAAAAGACATCGAAAGCTGTAATTTCTACTGCTTGCTTGGACTGTATTGCACTATTTAAACCGGGTGAAATATAAAACTGTTTTGACGTTGAAATTGTATGAATTGCTTTCTTTAATTCTTTTAATCCATTTCTGTTCTTCCAAACATACCCATCTATTTTTAGGTTCTTATATAAATGCTGAATTATATACGGTTTGTCCTCAATAGAAAAAACAATAATTTTTAAATCTAAAAATTCATTGCTAATTTTCTCTATCAATTCTTCTCCAGATTTTAATTCTTGTGGAGTTCCATCATTTTCAAAAGACAAATCAGAAATAATTAAATCGTAAGGCTCATTGTTTAAAGAAGCACTTTTAATTTTAGCATACGCTTCATCACAATAAGAAATAGAATCTATTTCTTGAACTCCAATTTCTTTTAATGCCATTTTAATTCCGTTATTAATAACATCAAAATCTTCTGCAACTAGAACTTTTTTAAACATTTTTATCTTTTAAAATGAAAAGTTACTTTAAAACTTATCACTAATTTAATTTCAAATTTAATTTATCATTTTATAGTTTTTATACGGGTTTCCATATTCTTAACTACTTTTTTAAAAAAAAGTCGACTATTCTAGTGATGGTTGTAAACAATCATTTTTTTCTACGACCAAGTTTTTAGAATTTAAAAATAACACTAATGAGATATTTACAATTTATTCTATTCCTTTCACTCACTTTTAATAGCTGTATTGAAGATGATATTATCGCAGACAAC is a genomic window containing:
- a CDS encoding UDP-glucose--hexose-1-phosphate uridylyltransferase — protein: MSNTNLQDYSHKRFNILTGEWVLVSPHRAKRPWQGQNEAVNNEKRPTHDDSCYLCAGNTRINGEVNPDYKDVFVFTNDFAALQNDSPTFSVNDGLLKAQSETGICKVICFSPDHSKSLADMSATEIQKVVFAWQKEFKELSENPNINYVQIFENKGAVMGCSNPHPHGQIWSQSSLPNEVDKKNTQQLNYYNNNNSSLLGDYLAQELEKQERIIFENDGFVVLVPFWAIWPFEAMIVPKRPLANILEMTEAETLQYGEAISVLTKAYDKIFNTSFPYSSGIHQAPTDGNENKHWHFHMSFYPPLLRSASVKKFMVGYEMFGTPQRDITAEQAVKMIKDCL
- a CDS encoding response regulator, translated to MFKKVLVAEDFDVINNGIKMALKEIGVQEIDSISYCDEAYAKIKSASLNNEPYDLIISDLSFENDGTPQELKSGEELIEKISNEFLDLKIIVFSIEDKPYIIQHLYKNLKIDGYVWKNRNGLKELKKAIHTISTSKQFYISPGLNSAIQSKQAVEITAFDVFLIEELSKGLLQEDISKKLKEKEISPSSTSAIEKRLRFLKEHFNANNPAHLVAIAKYFGLI
- the galK gene encoding galactokinase: MSATLIKDVKDTFIKKFKTEPLLIFSPGRINIIGEHTDYNDGFVFPAAVNKGIAAAIQKSDSGCSTAIALDLDSTIKFELDKIKPSKEGSWENYVFGVVAEIQNKNKVIGDFNIVFKGNIPGGAGMSSSAALENSVVFGLNELFDLGLTKHEMILISQKAEHNYVGVNCGIMDQYASMFGIKDHALHLDCRTVESKPYKIDFENHQLMLINTNVKHSLSDSAYNDRRSACESVSELLNIKALRDATEADLETIVDKVTPANYQKALFVIQENNRTIKAAHAIENNDLELLGSLIYQSHEGLSNQYKVSCDELDFLVAQAKKNKHVLGARMMGGGFGGCTINLIDKSEAKAFAETAAKAYKNKFNNECSVYFIELSEGTHIVKQ
- a CDS encoding aldose 1-epimerase; its protein translation is MYTINQNTEKNTLEVTNTENTVFGKIYLNKGASLQELTLGGNAIIQDLNPLTYDSTFASSILFPFANRIKDGKYSFNNEDFQLEKNQEEEQNALHGFVYNKTFKVIDKKVSADTAKITLEYIEKTRNAGFPYTYAIQVTYTFTNDGLDLTLAVKNTDTKVFPFTLGWHPYFISDNLAESSLNFDCDQKLIIGDRNITTGSEDVKSMINLAIENKQLDDCWGLNSDKVTFKTPKYQLNFQSSGKDIYLQTYTPPRLNTIAIEPTTGVSNSFNNKIGLQTLKPHEKYSIVWKINIINN
- a CDS encoding endonuclease/exonuclease/phosphatase family protein translates to MRNNLFLCLIILFYSFTNPYNSDKENNKNKDTAVERNSEKKTTLKILTWNIQNLGRTKNNEELNFIANTIKNYDVIAIQEVVAKDPKGAQAVAKIVSALNRLGNKWNYTISNPTKSPSSYISERYAYIWKTSKLRLVKKATLDVSLENIIEREPYLAKFEIKKSNTTFYFINIHARIYNKHPEMEIAHFKKYPKKLETDHLFILGDFNLNEKHNVWNPLYKMGFKPAIKNTATTLKKKCKNGNYTNHAIDNIYYNANKVNAINTGVVDFVDNCNNLINARMISDHLPVFLEFNI